The Streptomyces sp. ALI-76-A nucleotide sequence TGGTGGACCTCGCCGAGGACGTCGTACGGGTCCTCGTGCCGGACGGCCGGGAGGCCGCCCCGCAGCCCGGCTGGACGCTCGGTGCCAGCGCCGCCGTCGGCCCGCACGAGTGGGTCTTCGCCGACGCCCAGGCGGCCCGCGCCCTGGCCCGGGCGCGGGCGGTCCGCGCCCCGCTCGTCCGGCACGGCGCCCGCCCGGCCCTCGCCGACCTGGTCCCCGGGGACCAGGCCGAGGCATACGCCCGCACGCTGCTCGCGCCGGTCAGCGCCACCCCGGCGCTGACCGAGACGCTGCGCACCTGGCTGTCGCTGCACGGCAGCTGGGACCGTACGGCGGTGGCGCTGTCCGTGCACCGCAACACCGTGCGGCAGCGGATCGCCCGGTGCGCGGCCCTGCTGGCGGCGGACCTGGACGACCCCGACGTACGGATGGAGCTGTGGTTCGCGCTGCGGCGGCCCTGACCACGGCGTGACCCACGTCCCAGGGGGCGGGACGGCGGGTGAGCCGACAGGCGTCTGCTCCACAATGGGGGCATGCCGATACCCGGGACACCCAGCCGCGCCGAGCTCGTCGACCACCTTGTGAAGACCCGTATCGCGGGCGAGGTCGCCACCCCGCGTGAGAACAACCTCTCCCACTACCGCCAGCTGGCCAACGGCGTCCGCAACTTCTGGCTCGGCCTGGAGCTCGGCGACCGCTGGACCGACGAACAGGACGTGCTCGCGGTGATGGCGGAACGGGTCGGGGTGAACGACGACCCCGAGTACCGGTACGGGCAGGACACCATCGACCCCGGTCTGACGGTGACCGCCCTGGACCGCATGGCGGCCCGGCTGCGCAAGGCGGCCGACGGACAGCAGCGGGTCCTGTTCGCCACCGGTCACCCGGGCGGCCTGCTCGACGTGCACCGCGCCACGGCCGCCGCGCTGCGGACGGCGGGCTGCGAGATCGTGGTGATCCCGGACGGGCTGCAGACGGACGAGGGATACGTCATGCAGTTCGCGGACGTGGCGGTGCTGGAGCACGGGGCCACGCTGTGGCACACGCACTCCGGTGAGCCGATGAAGGCGATCCTCACCACGCTGGAACAGGAGGGCCGCCCGCTGCCCGACCTGGTCGTCGCCGACCACGGCTGGGCGGGCTACGCCGGGCAGCACGGCGTCGACTCCGTCGGCTACGCGGACTGCAACGACCCGGCGCTCTTCCTCGCCGAGGCGGAGGGCACCGTGCAGGTGGCGGTCCCCCTCGACGACCACGTGGTCAGTCCGCGCTACTACGACCCGATGACGGCGTACCTGCTGGCGGAGGCGGGGCTGGCGCAGACGGACCGGCCGTAGGCGTCGAGCCGGGCGCAGGCGTCGGACCGGGCGTGGGCGTCGGGTCCAGGTAGACCCGGCCGACCGCCGGGACCGCCGCCCGCAGCCGCCGTTCGGCCTCTTCGCAGGCCCGCTCGATCTGGGCGGCCGTCGACAGGTCCCGGAAGTCGACCTTCGCGGCCACCAGTGCCTCCCGCGGACCCTGTACGAGCGTCGTCAGCTCCAGTACGGCCTCGATGTGCTCGACCGCCAGCAGCTCGGCCCGGATCCGCTCCCGCGCGGGCCCGGGCAGCGGGCGGCCGATGAGCAGTTCGGCGTTGGAGCGGCCCAGCACCCAGGCGACGTACAGCAGCAGCCCGCCGATCAGCAGGGACGCGAGGCCGTCCCACACGCCGGATCCGGTGAGCTGCCCGCCGAGCAGGCCGCCGGCCGCGAGGGCCAGGCCGGCCAGCGCCGCCGAGTCCTCCAGGACCACGGCCTTCACTGCGGTGTCGGGGGTGTGGCGCAGGTAGCGCCCGAAGGGCACCCTGGCACGGGCGGCCTCGCCGCGCGCCTGCCGCACCCCCGTGCGCAGGGAGTAGCCCTCCAGCAGGAAGGCGACGGCGAGAACGATGTACGACACCAGCGGGTCGCCGAGTTCCTCGCCCCGGACCAGGGTGTGGATGCCGTCGTAGAGCGAGAAGACGGCGCCGCCGACGAAGGTGGCGACCGCGGCGAGCAGGGCCCAGATGTAGCGCTCGGGGCCGTGGCCGAGGGGGTGGTCCTCGTCGGCGGGTTTCTCGCTGCGTTTGAGGGCGGTGAGCAGCAGCACCTCGGTGACCGTGTCGGCGACCGAGTGCGCGGCCTCGGAGAGCATCGCGCTGGAGCCGCTGACGACGCCGGCGACCGCCTTGGCGAGCGCGATCCCGAGATTGGCGAAGGCGGCGACGATCACCGTGAAGGTGCTCTCGCCGCCGCCCTGCGGTGCGGAGGTCATCCCCCTCGGTTGTCCCGCGGGGCGCGAACCACGCCTTCCTGGATCACCGAGATCGCCAGCCGGCCGTCCCGCGTGTAGATGCGGGCCTGGCCGAGGCCCCGGCCGCCGTGCGCCGACGGCGACTCCTGGTCGTAGAGCAGCCAGTCGTCGGCGCGGAACGGGCGGTGGAACCACATCGCGTGGTCCAGGGACGCGCCGACGACGTCACCGACCGCCCAGCCGCCCCGGCCGTGCGCGAGGAGCACCGAGTCGAGGAGTGTCATGTCGGAGACGTAGGTGGCGAGGACGACGTGCAGCAGCGGGTCGTCCGCGAGTTTGCCGTTGGTGCGGAACCAGACCTGGGAGTGCGGTTCGCGCGGCTCGCCGAACGCGCCGTACGGCGGCTCGTCCACGTAGCGCAGGTCGATCGCCTCGCGCGCCTCCAGGAACCGCTCGACGACCGACCCGCTGAGGTGGTCGTAGCCGCGCAGCCGCTCCTCGGAGGTGGGCAGCGTAACCGGGTCCGGGGCGGACGGCATGGCCGTCTGGTGCTCGAAGCCCTCCTCGTACCGCTGGAAGGAGGCGGACAGGGCGAAGATCGGCTGTCCGTGCTGGATGGCGAGGACCCGGCGCGCGGTGAAGGAACGGCCGTCGTTCATCCGGTCGACGGTGTAGACGATGGGCGCGCCGGGGTCACCGGGGCGCAGGAAGTACGCGTGCAGCGAGTGGGCGAGCCGGTCCTCGGGGACCGTCCGCCCGGCGGCGACCAGCGCCTGGGCCGCGACCTGCCCGCCGAAGACACGGGGGACGACGGCGTACCGGGAATGGCCGCGGAAGATGTTCTCCTCGATCTGCTCGAGGTCGAGCAGATCGAGGAGATCCTGTAGTGCCTGACTCATGAGGTCCGTTCTACCCGCGAGTAATGTCGCCGGCCTTACAGACCCATGTCCTTCGCGATGATCGTCTTCATGATCTCGCTGGTGCCGCCGTAGATGCGGTTGACACGGTTGTCCGCGTACAGGCGGGCGATCGGGTACTCGTTCATGAAGCCGTAGCCGCCGTGCAGCTGGAGGCAGCGGTCGATCACGCGGTGCGCGACCTCGGTGCAGAACAGCTTGGCGCTGGCGGCCTCGGCGGGGGTCAGCTCACCGGCGTCCAGGGCTTCGAGCGCGCGGTCGGCGACGGCCTCGGCGGCGTCCACCTCGGCCTGGCAGGCGGCCAGCTCGAACTTGGTGTTCTGGAAGGAGGCGACCGGCTTGCCGAAGACGGTGCGCTCCTGGACGTACTCCTTGGCGAACCGGACGGCGGCCTTGGCCTGCGCGTAGGCGCCGAAGGCGATGCCCCAGCGCTCGGAGGCCAGGTTGTGGCCGAGGTAGGAGAAGCCCTTGTTCTCCTCGCCGAGGAGGTCCTCGACGGGCACCTTGACGTCGACGAACGCCAGCTCGGCGGTGTCGGAGACCTTCAGGCCGAGCTTGTCCAGCTTGCGGCCGATGGAGTAGCCCTCGGACCTGGTGTCCACGGCGAACAGGGAGATGCCGTGGCGGCGGTCCTCGGCGGTCGGCGCGGCGGTGCGGGCGCAGACGATGACGCGGTCGGCGTGGACGCCGCCGGTGATGAAGGTCTTGGAGCCGTTGAGGACGTAGTGCGTGCCGTCCTCGGAGAGCTTGGCGGTGGTCTTCATGCCCGCGAGGTCGGAGCCGGTGCCCGGCTCGGTCATCGCGAGGGCCCACATCTCCTCGCCGGAGACGAACTTCGGCAGGAAGCGCTTCTTCTGCTCGTCGGTGGCGAGCATCTTGATGTACGGCAGGCCGAGCAGCACGTGCACACCGGAGCCGCCGAAGGAGACGCCCGCGCGGGCGGTCTCCTCGTACATGACGGCCTCGAACTTGTACGAGTCGATACCGGCGCCGCCGTGCTCCTCGTCGACGCGGATGCCGAAGACGCCGAGCTCGGCGAGCTTGTAGTAGAAGTCGCGCGGCGCCTGGCCGGCCGCGAACCACTCGTCGTAGACCGGGACGACCTCGGCCTCGATGAAGGCCCGGAGGGTCTCCCGGAACGCCTCGTGATCCTCGTTGAACACCGTACGGCGCACCGCCGCCACCCTTCCTTGCGCCTGGACCGGCGCCGCTCTCGCGTACCTGGTTGCTCGCCGTCGGGGTTCCTCAATCGCTGGTTGCGGTCCCTCGGCTAAGCGCTTGCTCACTTACGGTACCGGCGAGTAGGAAGGTCCGTCCAGGTAACGCTCGTCACGCCGGGCCGGTGCGGCGGCCAACGGGCCGGCCGCCCCGGAGCCCGCCCTCGGTCACCCCCCAGGAAAGCGCCCCGGCTCCAGGCCGGACGCCTACTCCCCCGCGGCCTCCGCCGCCCCCGCCGCCGCGAACGCCCCCCGCGCCATCCGGTGCAGCAGCTCCGCCATCGCCCCCCGGCCCGGCAGCGCCCCCGCGCGCCCCAGGTGCGGGGTCGAGTTCAGCAGGCCGAACACCGAGTGCACCGCCGACCGCGCCGCCGGCTCGGCCAGGTCCGGGTACACCTCCCGGACCACCCCCACCCACAGTTCCACGTACTGCCGCTGGAGCTGCCGCACGAGCTTGCGGTCCGTGTCCCGCAGCCGGTCCAGCTCACGGTCGTGCAGCGTGATCAGCGGCCGGTCGTCGAGGGCGAAGTCGATGTGGCCCTCGATGAGCGAGTCGAGGACCGCCTCGGAGGGCACCCCGTCGGCCTCCCGCAACCGCCGCTTCGCCCCCGTCAGCAGCTGCCCGCTGATCCCCACCAGCAGCTCGGCGAGCATCGCGTCCTTGCCCGGGAAGTGGCGGTACAGGCCGGGTCCGCTGATCCCGACCGCTGCGCCTATCTCGTCCACGCCGACGCCGTGGAAGCCGCGATCGGCGAACAGCCGCGCGGCTTCCTTGAGGATCTGCTCGCGGCGGGTGGGGGCGTCGGTTCTGGTGGCCATGCGAGCAATTCTAGACAGGGAGGTTAGCGGTCGTTAACCTGAAGGAAATGGTTAACGCTCATTAACAGTCGATCGCTGGGTGAGGGGACCGAAGGATGCAGGAGGCAGCAGAGCTGACGAGCGCGGCCGATCCCGCGTCGGAGGCCTGGCGGGCCAACGAACGGGGGCACCTCGCCCTCGTCGAGGAGCTGCGCGGCAAACTCGCCGCGGCCCGGCTCGGCGGAGGTGACAAGGCCCGCGCCCGGCACACCGCGCGCGGCAAGCTGCTGCCGCGGGACCGGGTCGACACCCTGCTCGACCCCGGCTCGCCGTTCCTGGAGCTGGCGCCCCTGGCAGCCGACGGGCTGTACGACGGACAGGCCCCGGCCGCCGGCGTCATCGCCGGGATCGGCCGGGTCAGCGGACGCGAGTGCGTGATCGTCGCCAACGACGCCACCGTCAAGGGCGGGACGTACTACCCGATGACGGTGAAGAAGCACCTGCGGGCCCAGGAGGTGGCCCTGGAGAACCGTCTGCCGTGCGTCTACCTGGTCGATTCCGGCGGCGCCTTCCTGCCCCTTCAGGACGAGGTCTTCCCGGACCGCGAGCACTTCGGGCGGATCTTCTACAACCAGGCACGGATGTCGGGGGCGGGGATCCCGCAGATCGCCGCCGTCCTCGGGTCGTGCACGGCCGGCGGCGCGTACGTGCCCGCCATGAGCGACGAGGCGGTGATCGTGCGGAACCAGGGCACGATCTTCCTCGGCGGTCCCCCGCTCGTGAAGGCCGCCACCGGTGAGGTCGTCACCGCCGAGGAGCTCGGCGGCGGCGAGGTGCACGCCCGGGTGTCCGGCGTCACCGACCACCTCGCCGAGGACGACGCGCACGCCCTGCGGATCGTGCGGAACATCGCCGCCACCCTCCCCGCGCGCGGGCCGCTGCCCTGGGAGGTCCGGCCCGCCGTCGAGCCGAAGGTCGACCCGTACGGGCTGTACGGCGCCGTGCCCGTCGACTCCCGCACCCCCTACGACGTCCGCGAGGTCATCGCCCGGGTGGCCGACGGCTCCCGTTTCGCCGAGTTCAAGGCCGAGTTCGGGCAGACCCTGGTCACCGGCTTCGCCCGGATCCACGGCCACCCGGTCGGGATCGTCGCCAACAACGGCATCCTGTTCTCCGAGTCCGCCCAGAAGGGCGCCCACTTCATCGAGCTGTGCGACCAGCGCGGCATCCCGCTGGTGTTCCTCCAGAACATCTCCGGCTTCATGGTCGGCAGGGACTACGAGGCCGGCGGCATCGCCAAGCACGGCGCCAAGATGGTGACCGCGGTGGCGTGCACGCGGGTGCCCAAGCTGACCGTGGTGATCGGCGGGTCGTACGGCGCGGGCAACTACTCGATGTGCGGCCGGGCCTACTCCCCGCGCTTCCTGTGGATGTGGCCGGGCGCCAAGATCTCGGTCATGGGCGGCGAACAGGCCGCGTCCGTCCTGGCGACGGTGAAGCGCGACCAGTTGGAGGCCCGGGGCGAGCAGTGGCCCGCCGCCGAGGAGGAGGCGTTCAAGGACCCGGTCCGCGCGCAGTACGAACGCCAGGGCAACGCCTACTACGCCACCGCCCGGCTCTGGGACGACGGGGTCATCGACCCGCTCGACACCCGGCAGGTGCTGGGTCTGGCCCTGACCGCCTGTGCCAACGCGCCCCTGGGTGACCCCCAGTTCGGCGTCTTCCGGATGTGAGGGGGACTTCGCAGATGCCTCAGCCGATGTTCGACACGGTCCTCGTGGCCAACCGGGGCGAGATCGCCGTCCGTGTCATCCGCACGCTGCGCTCGCTGGGCGTGCGCTCGGTGGCCGTCTTCTCCGACGCCGACGCCGACGCCCGGCACGTGCGCGAGGCCGACACCGCGGTACGGCTCGGCCCGGCGCCCGCCGCCGAGAGCTATCTGTCCGTCGAGCGGCTGCTGGCGGCGGCCGCCCGCACGGGCGCCCAGGCCGTCCACCCGGGCTACGGCTTCCTCGCGGAGAACGCCGGCTTCGCGCGCGCGTGCGCCGACGCCGGGCTCGTCTTCGTCGGACCGCCCGCCGAGGCGATCGCCCTCATGGGTGACAAGATCCGCGCCAAGGAGACGGTGCGGGCGGCCGGGGTGCCGGTCGTCCCCGGGTCCAGCGGCAGCGGCCTGACCGACGCCGAACTGGCCGACAGCGCCCTGGAGATCGGCCTGCCGGTGCTGCTGAAGCCCTCCGCGGGCGGGGGCGGCAAGGGGATGCGGCTGGTGCGCGACCCCGCCGTGCTGGCCGACGAGATCGCCGCGGCCCGCCGGGAGGCCCGCGCCTCCTTCGGGGACGACACCCTGCTCGTCGAGCGGTGGATCGACCGGCCCCGGCACATCGAGATCCAGGTCCTGGCCGACGACCACGGCCAGGTGATCCATCTGGGCGAGCGCGAGTGCTCCCTCCAGCGCCGGCACCAGAAGGTCGTCGAGGAGGCCCCGTCCGTCCTCCTGGACGAGC carries:
- a CDS encoding carboxyl transferase domain-containing protein, with translation MQEAAELTSAADPASEAWRANERGHLALVEELRGKLAAARLGGGDKARARHTARGKLLPRDRVDTLLDPGSPFLELAPLAADGLYDGQAPAAGVIAGIGRVSGRECVIVANDATVKGGTYYPMTVKKHLRAQEVALENRLPCVYLVDSGGAFLPLQDEVFPDREHFGRIFYNQARMSGAGIPQIAAVLGSCTAGGAYVPAMSDEAVIVRNQGTIFLGGPPLVKAATGEVVTAEELGGGEVHARVSGVTDHLAEDDAHALRIVRNIAATLPARGPLPWEVRPAVEPKVDPYGLYGAVPVDSRTPYDVREVIARVADGSRFAEFKAEFGQTLVTGFARIHGHPVGIVANNGILFSESAQKGAHFIELCDQRGIPLVFLQNISGFMVGRDYEAGGIAKHGAKMVTAVACTRVPKLTVVIGGSYGAGNYSMCGRAYSPRFLWMWPGAKISVMGGEQAASVLATVKRDQLEARGEQWPAAEEEAFKDPVRAQYERQGNAYYATARLWDDGVIDPLDTRQVLGLALTACANAPLGDPQFGVFRM
- a CDS encoding TetR/AcrR family transcriptional regulator, which gives rise to MATRTDAPTRREQILKEAARLFADRGFHGVGVDEIGAAVGISGPGLYRHFPGKDAMLAELLVGISGQLLTGAKRRLREADGVPSEAVLDSLIEGHIDFALDDRPLITLHDRELDRLRDTDRKLVRQLQRQYVELWVGVVREVYPDLAEPAARSAVHSVFGLLNSTPHLGRAGALPGRGAMAELLHRMARGAFAAAGAAEAAGE
- a CDS encoding acyl-CoA dehydrogenase family protein, which translates into the protein MRRTVFNEDHEAFRETLRAFIEAEVVPVYDEWFAAGQAPRDFYYKLAELGVFGIRVDEEHGGAGIDSYKFEAVMYEETARAGVSFGGSGVHVLLGLPYIKMLATDEQKKRFLPKFVSGEEMWALAMTEPGTGSDLAGMKTTAKLSEDGTHYVLNGSKTFITGGVHADRVIVCARTAAPTAEDRRHGISLFAVDTRSEGYSIGRKLDKLGLKVSDTAELAFVDVKVPVEDLLGEENKGFSYLGHNLASERWGIAFGAYAQAKAAVRFAKEYVQERTVFGKPVASFQNTKFELAACQAEVDAAEAVADRALEALDAGELTPAEAASAKLFCTEVAHRVIDRCLQLHGGYGFMNEYPIARLYADNRVNRIYGGTSEIMKTIIAKDMGL
- a CDS encoding acyl-CoA thioesterase II codes for the protein MSQALQDLLDLLDLEQIEENIFRGHSRYAVVPRVFGGQVAAQALVAAGRTVPEDRLAHSLHAYFLRPGDPGAPIVYTVDRMNDGRSFTARRVLAIQHGQPIFALSASFQRYEEGFEHQTAMPSAPDPVTLPTSEERLRGYDHLSGSVVERFLEAREAIDLRYVDEPPYGAFGEPREPHSQVWFRTNGKLADDPLLHVVLATYVSDMTLLDSVLLAHGRGGWAVGDVVGASLDHAMWFHRPFRADDWLLYDQESPSAHGGRGLGQARIYTRDGRLAISVIQEGVVRAPRDNRGG
- a CDS encoding phosphatase; the protein is MPIPGTPSRAELVDHLVKTRIAGEVATPRENNLSHYRQLANGVRNFWLGLELGDRWTDEQDVLAVMAERVGVNDDPEYRYGQDTIDPGLTVTALDRMAARLRKAADGQQRVLFATGHPGGLLDVHRATAAALRTAGCEIVVIPDGLQTDEGYVMQFADVAVLEHGATLWHTHSGEPMKAILTTLEQEGRPLPDLVVADHGWAGYAGQHGVDSVGYADCNDPALFLAEAEGTVQVAVPLDDHVVSPRYYDPMTAYLLAEAGLAQTDRP
- a CDS encoding cation diffusion facilitator family transporter is translated as MTSAPQGGGESTFTVIVAAFANLGIALAKAVAGVVSGSSAMLSEAAHSVADTVTEVLLLTALKRSEKPADEDHPLGHGPERYIWALLAAVATFVGGAVFSLYDGIHTLVRGEELGDPLVSYIVLAVAFLLEGYSLRTGVRQARGEAARARVPFGRYLRHTPDTAVKAVVLEDSAALAGLALAAGGLLGGQLTGSGVWDGLASLLIGGLLLYVAWVLGRSNAELLIGRPLPGPARERIRAELLAVEHIEAVLELTTLVQGPREALVAAKVDFRDLSTAAQIERACEEAERRLRAAVPAVGRVYLDPTPTPGPTPAPGSTPTAGPSAPAPPPPAGTPSSGRSSAD